From a single Candidatus Woesearchaeota archaeon genomic region:
- a CDS encoding replication factor C small subunit translates to MEEEQQEALKHSMWTEKYRPKSFAEVKGQIDIIAKIKAFIAARNMPHMMFAGPAGIGKSTTALVIAREMFGANWRENFLELNASDERGIDVVRTKVKDFARTRAIGDVPFKIIFLDECDALTKEAQQALRRTMENYTQTTRFILSCNYSSKIIDPIQSRCTVFRFRPLEKDQMFAIFDKIAKTEGIELDVSGKEALHVCSEGDCRKAENILQSCAAVAKKITEDEVFSLASVAKPKEINEFLKLALENKFIASRDKMLETMLRYGLSGLDLIKQIQREVWNLPVTDAQKVALVDKCGEIEFRMTEGSDEFIQLEALLAQFTLCKK, encoded by the coding sequence AAAAATACAGGCCAAAATCGTTTGCTGAAGTAAAAGGACAAATAGATATTATCGCGAAGATTAAAGCGTTTATTGCTGCAAGAAACATGCCCCACATGATGTTCGCGGGTCCTGCAGGAATCGGAAAATCAACAACTGCGTTAGTTATCGCGAGAGAAATGTTTGGCGCTAATTGGCGAGAAAATTTCCTTGAACTCAACGCGTCAGATGAGAGAGGAATTGATGTCGTCAGAACAAAAGTAAAGGATTTCGCGAGAACGCGAGCGATTGGAGATGTTCCATTTAAAATTATTTTCTTGGATGAATGCGACGCCTTGACAAAAGAAGCGCAGCAGGCATTGAGAAGAACAATGGAAAATTATACGCAAACAACACGATTTATTCTCAGCTGCAACTATTCCAGCAAGATTATTGATCCTATTCAAAGTAGATGCACAGTCTTTCGCTTCCGCCCACTCGAAAAAGACCAGATGTTTGCGATCTTTGACAAAATTGCGAAAACAGAAGGAATTGAACTTGACGTAAGTGGAAAAGAAGCGTTGCATGTGTGTAGTGAAGGAGATTGTCGAAAAGCAGAGAATATTCTTCAGAGTTGTGCTGCAGTAGCGAAAAAAATAACAGAAGATGAAGTATTCTCATTAGCGAGTGTCGCGAAACCAAAAGAGATTAACGAATTCTTGAAGCTTGCGTTAGAAAATAAGTTCATCGCAAGCAGAGATAAGATGCTCGAGACAATGCTCCGCTATGGATTAAGCGGTCTTGATTTGATCAAACAAATTCAGCGAGAAGTCTGGAATCTCCCAGTGACTGATGCACAGAAAGTTGCCTTAGTCGATAAATGCGGCGAGATTGAGTTTAGAATGACAGAAGGTTCTGATGAATTTATCCAATTAGAAGCACTTCTCGCACAGTTTACGTTGTGTAAGAAATAG
- a CDS encoding YqhA family protein: protein MKSGASTVEKIFENGLWKFRYVIIIVVLALLISSLIAFVLGIYSTYEAYHELSAAFSHGETVPSNLIVVYLISSLDEFLLGIILIIIALGVYELFISKIDTLKGEEIPYPNWLTFHSLDDLKAVLTKVIIIILMVYFFKSAVVLHFDTPLSLLYLSIGIVLIAVANYLSHKHKSFDKGEKGH, encoded by the coding sequence ATGAAAAGTGGCGCGTCAACTGTTGAAAAAATCTTTGAGAATGGGCTTTGGAAATTTAGGTATGTCATTATTATTGTTGTCCTTGCATTATTAATTTCTTCTCTTATCGCGTTTGTTCTTGGAATTTACAGCACGTATGAGGCGTATCACGAATTGTCTGCTGCGTTTAGCCATGGAGAAACAGTTCCTTCTAATCTTATCGTTGTCTATTTGATTTCCTCTCTTGATGAGTTTTTGCTCGGCATTATTCTTATCATTATTGCGCTTGGAGTTTATGAATTGTTTATTAGCAAAATTGATACGCTTAAAGGAGAAGAGATTCCGTATCCTAATTGGTTAACATTTCATTCTCTTGATGACTTGAAAGCGGTCTTGACCAAAGTCATTATCATCATATTAATGGTGTATTTCTTTAAGAGCGCTGTTGTGTTGCATTTTGACACGCCATTAAGTTTATTATACCTTTCTATTGGTATTGTGCTGATCGCTGTCGCGAATTATTTGTCGCACAAGCATAAGAGTTTTGACAAGGGAGAAAAAGGGCATTAG